The Ursus arctos isolate Adak ecotype North America unplaced genomic scaffold, UrsArc2.0 scaffold_28, whole genome shotgun sequence genome has a window encoding:
- the MRPL46 gene encoding 39S ribosomal protein L46, mitochondrial, with protein sequence MAAPVRRTLFGVAKGWRQFEGLWAGRLGFRSLALAAAPSSSGSPWRLLGALCLQRPPLVSKALTPLQEEMAALLQQIEVERSMYSDHELRALDEAQRLAKKKADLYDEEEDEQNILLVQDLEDVWEQKFLQFKPGARITEADEKNDRTSLRRKLDRNLVLLVKEKLGDQDVWMLPQTEWQPGETLRGTAERTLATLSENNLEAKFLGNAPCGHYKFKFPQAMRTESSLGAKVFFFKALLLTGDFSQTGKKGHHVWVCKEELGDYLKPKYLAQVRRFLLDL encoded by the exons ATGGCGGCGCCCGTAAGGCGGACTCTGTTTGGGGTGGCGAAGGGCTGGCGGCAGTTCGAGGGGCTCTGGGCCGGTCGCCTGGGTTTTCGCAGCCTGGCCCTTGCGGCCGCACCCTCGAGCAGCGGGTCTCCATGGCGCCTTTTGGGCGCGTTGTGTTTGCAGCGGCCACCGCTGGTCTCGAAGGCGCTGACCCCACTGCAAGAAGAGATGGCGGCTTTACTACAGCAG ATTGAAGTAGAGAGAAGTATGTATTCAGACCATGAGCTTCGTGCTTTGGATGAAGCCCAGCGACTGGCAAAGAAGAAAGCTGACTTATATGATGAAGAAGAAGATGAACAGAATATATTGCTGGTGCAGGATTTGGAAGATGTATGGGAGCAGAAATTCCTACAGTTCAAACCTGGAGCTCGCATAACAG AAGCTGATGAAAAGAATGATCGAACTTCACTGCGACGGAAGCTAGACAGGAACCTTGTTCTGTTGGTCAAAGAGAAGCTTGGAGACCAGGATGTTTGGATGCTTCCCCAGACAGAGTGGCAGCCCGGGGAGACCCTCCGAGGAACAGCAGAGCGAACCCTGGCCACGCTCTCAG aAAACAACCTGGAAGCCAAGTTCCTGGGAAATGCCCCCTGTGGCCACTACAAGTTCAAGTTCCCTCAGGCAATGCGGACAGAGAGTAGCCTCGGGGCCAAAGTATTCTTCTTCAAAGCACTGCTATTAACTGGGGACTTCTCCCAGACCGGAAAGAAGGGCCATCACGTCTGGGTCTGTAAGGAGGAGCTGGGCGACTATTTGAAACCGAAGTACCTGGCCCAGGTTAGGAGATTTCTCTTGGACCTCTGA